AATGTTTTAGTTGATGTGCTGCATCCAGGAGCCACAAGAAGGTTTGTTAGGTTTGCACTTGATCATATCTCTACAGATTTATATGATGCATCACACAGTACTTCAAGCTATCCATTAAGGCGTTCTAGGATTGAAGAAGGCATCCAAAATGCTTACGTTCTAAGATCATCTTTCTCTCATGCGCTGATACCACTCACACAGCTTCTTATTAGTGAATCGCATCGTGCTGAAGAGATTGAGCAGAATAGCCAGTCCTATTTAACATTGCGGGGACTATTTCGCCTGGTGCGTTCCATCATGTTGGAGTTTATTGAGCGCCAAGAAACTGAGGATTTGCTTTTCCATCCCTGGATCGAAGAATCAGGTAATGGTGTAGTGAGCGGATTTCGTATACCAGCGTATGTCCGCATGAAAGATTCTGATGGGCAGCTCTACGAAATTGAAGCTCAATATGCTAGAAACTGGTTTGAAGACATTCTTCAAGTTTACCAAGATAACTACATTGAATGTCTTCACAGCCAAAAAACAGAAAGCCAAGCGAATGCAGATTGCTTCTTGGGTGTAGCGACTTCTGGTTCTTGGGCAGGTAGGTTTCTCTTCCGTTTTGATCCCAACCCATCCTACAACTGGAAATTCCTCAGGGAGCAGTCGCTCCATTTGATAGCACAAGCAAAGAAAGCTGAAAAAGCATACCTCCAAGCTATTGCGTTACTTTGTGCTCATCTCACAATGATGGATGGTGAAGAGGCAATATGGGATGATACAGTAACAGCACGTACTTTTGGTGATCCTTTGCTGGGGCTTGAACGTTTTGTTGTGGATGTGATTCATGATAGAACGCAACACTGGTCCAGCAAACAAGCTGAAAAGATTTTCGAAAAACACTTAAAGAACAGAAGAGTCTTGCTTCCAGCTCGTGTGGAAGTAGCATGTATGCTTGAACTGGCCCGACTTTTCAAAAGCGAAGGTTCGGATGAAGGACGGCAAAAGTGGTTGAATGTTGCCTATGGAGATGTAGCACTTTATCCAAGTCTTCAGAGCTTGATACAACATGCACTAGATTCCGATGATGTTGTGATTGAACCCCGAGACGTTTTGAATATTCCTGATTTTCATCTTTAGAGCAAAGCTGTTAAGACGTACTAGAGGCGATTGCACTAGTGACGCAAACTTTAGATCAGAAAATTGTGGATTTTGAACTGAGTTCTTGGTAGGGCAGAGCGATCGCTCTGTTGGAGTGGAGAGAGGCAGAGGGGCGATCGCTGAGCTAGATTAGTAGCACCATAGATAAATCAAAGAGGAAGCATGGGAGAGGCTAAACGCCGCAAGGCTCAAGATCCTAATTTTGGCAAGGAAACGAGTCTGATCAAGGGGATTGCCAAGGTGCTATCAACCCATTTCCTCATCAACACATTGGAGATAGCATGCACTAGTTTTGTGCAACTGAAGCTCAAAGACATTGTTTATGTAAACCTACGAGCTGATGCGGATGCCCGTAACGAGCTGAGGCAGCAAGGTGTTAATCCTGACACCATGAATCACCCAATTTTAATTAGGGCTTACCAGAGAACTGATACGGACCTTCCAGAGATTCCAGATCTTCGTCACTTAGCTCAGGAAGCTGATTTCGAAAAAGAACGAATTTTGGCAATGTGGTTCCCTGACGATGTTGCACTCCCCAATCCACTACAGCCAGACAAGCCGCTAAACACTTGGTTAATGACTATTCCATTGTCAGTTGTTGAGGAAGAACTAAAGAAAATAAAAGGTTGATTGAAACAGATGCTGGGATTAAGCAAGCTGAATTTATCCTCTCGATCGCATTACTATCCCAGCATCTGTTTCAATCGCGCCACAGGGAAAGCCGCAGCCAGTGAACCCCAAGGCTCCCACTCATCCTCATTGGTCAGAACGTATTGCTCTCCTCCCATCATTTGACTGGCAGTAACTAACCGGAGTTTGTAGGCTAGGTCAAACCACCCTTTGAACCCTGGCTCTGCTGCCTTGGCTGATTTGGGGTGCTTACTGGCTCCTGTTTTCCAGCACTGGCTGATCGCATCTCGAAGTAAGCCGATCGGATTCCTCACCTTATGAGTCGAGCAATACTCAACAGCCGCAGTTAACGCATCTGCAACCACATCAAGAGGGGTCGCTAACACCTCAGCTTTCAGATGGCGAGTTAGCGGGAATCCTGCTCGTTCAATTTTTTCAAAAACTTCTGCTTGAGCAGCGGAATAGCCGTCCTCTGCAACCTGTGTCACTTTTGACCCAGATGCGTTTAGAACGGGTTGAGACTCAAACGGGTAGAGCCTTGCCAGTCTGAGCTGATATTTTCCAGCATCACAGTCTTTTGCCGTGTTCCACCTTTGTTCATCAGTTCGCCAATATCGTCAAAGAACTTGCTGACGTGTTTATTTAATAACAGTAATATGAAAATGCGATCGCACCAGTGGCAAGTCGCGCCCTAAGTGAAGGAGATTTGATGCTTTTTCGCTTAGCTCTGGGGACAGCATAAGGCCATCAACAAAGCGTTGGAGTATGGCGTCTGAGCCGTTCGACTCGGCAAGACTGGCACCGATTATCTACTGCATGCAGCTCAGGAATTCTCCCCAGCAGGGCTAGATACCGTGGATGGCAGAGGACGTGAGTTCGATCCTCACCATGCAGTAAGCGGCAACGGTGAGAGCGATCGCACCAACAAAAAATAGTTGGTCATGGGATTCTAGAGTATTTGTCAACAAAGTCCACTTAAATCTGTCACGGTCAATCCTATGAACGTTTATGAATTTCAATCAGATGAAATAACTGCCTTGGTTACAAATATCCGTCAAGGTCGTTATGGTTTTTCGCTGGCGTCGGTACATCGCAATTTGAAAGCATCTAACATTCCTCACGATGTAGCTAGGGCGGCGATCGCTCAATCGGGCATTTTCAGCTTCATGCTGCACCAGCTACAAAATAACTGAGCAGCTCCCTCAAGGGTTTAACTCGCGATCGCTCCTTCAGTCAGAACTTTAATGAGCAAGCGCATTAGAATCACTGATCCTGAGAATCCTGCTCTCTATATGGATCTTTCCGTGCAGGGGGAGTTGACGCCTGAAGAGACGGCAGCGTTCGTTGCTCTCATGCGAGCAGCTTCTGAGACATTTGGCGATCAGCAACCAATCTCAAGTTCAATTCTCAGTTCTATTCAAGAGCGAGTGAGGCAACAAAATGGCAACCAAAAAAGAACCGCAAGCTCCAACTAAAATCACCGCTGGTGAAGTGAAGCAGGGCGATCGCGTGAAGGTTGAGGGAGATGAGCAATGGATGCAGGTAGTTTCTGAACCCGTTAGCCAAGAAGAGGCAAGGTCCTGGCAGTTTATGTACGGCGAGTCAGGCCCTCATATTTGGAGCGGTCTGAATAGTGTAGATCTAGTCAAACAATGATTTAGTGCTGCTATAAGGCGGTCTCTTAGAAAGAAGCTGTCAAGATTACGGGGCCACACACAAAGAGCCATCAGCGTGCATTTCAAAGGAATAGACGTTTTTCAAGTGCTCTGCTCGTTTTGGGTTCCACTGAATAGACCAAGTCTCCTCTTCGTTTTCTGCATAGCCTGTTGATAAACACTGTTTATAAGCAAGGGTTTTTTCCGTGTCTTCGATTTCTATCAGTCCGAGACATTGTTCAAGGGTATTGACTGCTATGTACTCATTGCCAAAATCACAAACCCAATTCTTGGAGTAAGCGTCGAAAGGCGCTTGCATCTGTGCTTCAGCAACTGCTTCGATCACCCCTTTCTGCTCAAGTAGTTTCATTTTGCTAGCAACGTTTTTCTCCTGATATTGTTGCTGCTTCCCAAAGCCGAGAGCTGGAGCTAGATTTCTTCTACGTTTTGCTTTGCCCACAAATCTTTCCTACAACATCGATCGCTAGTGTAAACGAAAGTTTTTAGAACGTTAGATTTAGCTTGAAGCAAACTCTGTAATCATCAGTGGGTCGAGCCGCAAACTATGACTTCCTCTATTCTTTATAGAAGAAAGCTTTTGACCAAGCAGCAATCGCTCGAAATATAAACAGTTCGATGCTATTGGGGAAGGCTAATCTAGAACCTTTTTGAAGCACGTCTAGATATGGCAACCTTAATCCCGTCCCTCAATAGCTGCCTACCTCGCATGACCAATGGCGAGAAGCGACTGGCTGAGAGACTGGAGCGGAAACTGGAGGAAGACTACATACTCTGGTACGACGTGGCAGTAGGCACAAAGCAACTGCACCCAGACTTTATCGTTCTGCATCCTGGCCGAGGGTTGTTCATTTTAGAGGTTAAGGACTGGAAGCTAGAGAATATTCAACGGATCACTCAGGCCACGGTTGAGCTACTCACCCCGAACGGCATCAAAGAGGTCAAGAACCCCCTAGCCCAGGCGAGAAATTATGCCTTAGCTGTGAATGAGACCCTAGAGCGCGATCGCCTCCTAGTGCAGACAGAAGGACGCTATCAAGGCAAGTTGGTGCTGCCTTATGGCTATGGTGTTGTCTTCACCGAGATTACCCGCAAAGCTTTTGAACAAACTGATTTAGGCGAAGTCTTCGATTCGAATCTAGTCATTTGCAAAGACGAAATGACGGAAAAGGTTGATCCAGAGGAATTCCAGAAACGGTTTTGGGACTTATCTCCCTATCAATTTGGCAAAGCACTCACCTCGGAGCAAATCGATCGAGTGCGCTGGCACCTTTTCCCTGACCTACGAATTTCAGCCAAGCAATTGTCACTCTTTGGTAAGGATGTTGTAGAGGCAGAGGTAGAGCCACAGCAACAGGAACTGATCCCAGATCTAATCAGAATTATGGATTTGCAGCAGGAGCAGCTTGCCCGCAGTCTAGGAGAAGGGCACCGAGTCATTCACGGTGTTGCTGGTTCTGGGAAAACTTTAATTTTGGCTTACCGTTGCCAGCACTTAGCTCAGCAAACAACCAAACCCATCCTTGTGCTCTGCTTCAATGTCTCATTGGCTGCTCGGCTACGGCAAATGATGGAGGAGAAAGGACTGAGCGATCGCGTTAGAGTGCGTCACTTTCACGGTTGGTGCGTCGATCAGCTCAAGCAATATGGGCTAATTCTCCCCAACAAACAGCGATATCAAGGAGACGACTATGTTGAGCAGCTCGTGCAGCGAGTTATTCAAGGTGTAGATCAAAACCGCATCCCAGCGGGGCACTATGGTGCTGTCATGATTGATGAAGGGCACGACTTTCAGTCTGAGTGGCTCAAGTTAGTTGTGCAAATGGTTGATCCAGAAACCAATTCACTATTGGTGCTCTACGATGATGCTCAAAACCTCTACGGTGAGGACAAAAAACAGAAGTTTAGCTTTAAGAGTATTGGCATCCAAGCTCAGGGGCGGACTACTATCCTCAAGCTCAACTATCGCAATACGGCAGAAGTACTGACTCTAGCTTACGAGTTCGCTAAAGAAGTTATGGCTCCCACGGATGACCAAGAAGATGGGCCAGTTCTAGTTTCTCCTCAAAGCGTTGGTCGCCACGGCCCTACTCCGGAACTGATTCGATTACCTAGCTTTAAGCACGAAGCTGACTACTTAGTGGAGCGAGTGCAACAATTTAATGAGCGTGGCACTGCTTGGAATGAAATGGCGATTGTTTACCGCTCTAAGTTTATGGGCGATCGCATCCATCAACAGCTGCAACAGGCTCAAGTTCCAGTTGAGTGGGTTAACGCAACGACTCAAAGTAGAAATTTCCACCCGGATGAGCAGAGCATCAAACTCATGACCATGCACTCAAGTAAAGGTCTGGAGTTTCCGGTGGTTTTCATCCCTGGCGTAGGTTATCTACCAAATCAGTACGGTACAGTGCAGGAGGAAACTCGGCTGTTCTATGTTGCGATGACTCGTGCCGTCGATCAATTAGTACTAACGTGCGATCGAGATTCAGAGTTTGTAGACAGAATCCAGATAGCATTGAGCAGAACATCTCGCTTGGCTTTATGAATCAACTTCTTGCCCTAGCAGCCGCGATCGCGTTAATTCTCCCTACTCCGCTCCTGGCCCAAACCAATCTGCCAGCTACTGTGATTAGTACTGGTGATGGAGATACACTGCGGGTTCAAGTCAATGGA
This genomic interval from Trichocoleus desertorum ATA4-8-CV12 contains the following:
- a CDS encoding NERD domain-containing protein — protein: MATLIPSLNSCLPRMTNGEKRLAERLERKLEEDYILWYDVAVGTKQLHPDFIVLHPGRGLFILEVKDWKLENIQRITQATVELLTPNGIKEVKNPLAQARNYALAVNETLERDRLLVQTEGRYQGKLVLPYGYGVVFTEITRKAFEQTDLGEVFDSNLVICKDEMTEKVDPEEFQKRFWDLSPYQFGKALTSEQIDRVRWHLFPDLRISAKQLSLFGKDVVEAEVEPQQQELIPDLIRIMDLQQEQLARSLGEGHRVIHGVAGSGKTLILAYRCQHLAQQTTKPILVLCFNVSLAARLRQMMEEKGLSDRVRVRHFHGWCVDQLKQYGLILPNKQRYQGDDYVEQLVQRVIQGVDQNRIPAGHYGAVMIDEGHDFQSEWLKLVVQMVDPETNSLLVLYDDAQNLYGEDKKQKFSFKSIGIQAQGRTTILKLNYRNTAEVLTLAYEFAKEVMAPTDDQEDGPVLVSPQSVGRHGPTPELIRLPSFKHEADYLVERVQQFNERGTAWNEMAIVYRSKFMGDRIHQQLQQAQVPVEWVNATTQSRNFHPDEQSIKLMTMHSSKGLEFPVVFIPGVGYLPNQYGTVQEETRLFYVAMTRAVDQLVLTCDRDSEFVDRIQIALSRTSRLAL